The DNA sequence CCAACAGCAGCAACTGGCGGCAGATCGTGACGTCACTctaccctgacgctctcacaCGTACCTACTGTGTGCCCCCCGTCAATTTTAACAAGGTACCCTACGCCAGGGGCACTGTACACGGTACCGGTCACTCTGCGCTTGTGTTACACCCGCCATCTGGTGCCGCCCCTGTCCACAATGTTCCCCTGGTCAGTCCGCGACCAGTCCTGCCATCTCGGTACAGCCTGTTGACCCAAGAGCCCGACCCACAAGCCATACCTGACAATGTGCAGGAGAGCGACCTCCGGGATGACTTTGCCCAGAACCACGTGATGGTCAACCTGCAAGAACTTGGCAACAGTCGTCACGAGGTCATGTTTATCCTGTCTCAGCTCAGTTTCGGCAACTACCTCAACCAGCCTGCCCACGCCGCGGCCGCTGCACAGCTCCCACGACCATCACAGCTCGacacaaagaaaaccaaatactCGCATGGTGAGGCCGACTTTGTGTTGATCAACCGCCATCACGGCATTTTGATCGGAGAGCTCAAGTCTGTGGGGAGGTACCAGGTAGATGTGAACAACCCACAACCTCCGGCCGATGCTGACGTGGCCAAGAGGGTGATTAAGGCGGTCAAGCAGCTGGACAGGTCGCAGATAGTAGTGAGATACCTTGTGAGTGACGTGGCACCTGGCCTGACTGTGAGGAAAACTCTCTTCCTGCCTTACGTCAGATCTGAGCAACTCGAGCGGGTCTTGGATAACGATCCACAGTTGGAACAGGTAttttataagagagagagagagagagagagagagagagagagagagagagagagagagagagagagagagagagagagagagagagagagagaccgagagagagagaccgagagagagagagagagagaccgagaccgagacagaaacagagagagacagaaacagagagagacagatacacaaacagagaatgggaaagagagagaaaaagagagagagagagagagataaagagagagagaacgagagacagagagaaagacatagagagagacacacggacagagatagagagacagagaatgcgaaaaagagagagagagagagagagagagagatctagcaTTCAGGGGATGCTCTTATCACATTGACAGTTTCTATGTTGCAGGCGGTGTGTCGGAGCCTAGGTGCAGGCTCAGCAGCGGAGGCCTCACAGCTGTGCTGTTGCTCTGACCAACTGTCCCAGCCTGCATCGTACTGGGACGTGACACCCGCCGTGTTATCACAGCTGAGCACCTGGTGGCAACACAGAATGGCCTGTACTGTGTACACTCTGCTCACTGATGACAAGTATCTGGACATCGTGGCCAGGTGAAAAAAGTCATTGCATTGTGTTTATTTTGCATCAGTTTTGGGATAAAAAATAATTGTTGTTCGTGTTTATCTGCACTCGACAACTCTGTTTCTGGCAGccggattggattggattggattggattggattggattgaattgaattgaattgaattgattcCACTcctttcaattcaattcaattcaattcaattcaatttaatgtaatttaattaaattaaattaaattattcgagagtgacagaataagcaatgtaaacATGCTTTTGTTTCTTCCGGTCCGCGTCCATTGAGGGGTAACTCAATATGAGGAATAAACAGAAGCTCAAGTTACCTACATTACACcgtccagggccggaccaggggggggggggggggggggggggggggttccaggggttccggaaccccacccctggaaaaagcatgtaccttgctttgacttttactagtttt is a window from the Littorina saxatilis isolate snail1 linkage group LG10, US_GU_Lsax_2.0, whole genome shotgun sequence genome containing:
- the LOC138977893 gene encoding uncharacterized protein translates to MAGPGSSQQTNSSNWRQIVTSLYPDALTRTYCVPPVNFNKVPYARGTVHGTGHSALVLHPPSGAAPVHNVPLVSPRPVLPSRYSLLTQEPDPQAIPDNVQESDLRDDFAQNHVMVNLQELGNSRHEVMFILSQLSFGNYLNQPAHAAAAAQLPRPSQLDTKKTKYSHGEADFVLINRHHGILIGELKSVGRYQVDVNNPQPPADADVAKRVIKAVKQLDRSQIVVRYLVSDVAPGLTVRKTLFLPYVRSEQLERVLDNDPQLEQAVCRSLGAGSAAEASQLCCCSDQLSQPASYWDVTPAVLSQLSTWWQHRMACTVYTLLTDDKYLDIVARFVGPATTVSVHCYNGVRVEVRTAGQAVAELGRRLALLVLTLQQLDLMNRNPRLVCLTGPPGTGKTVVLVLQGLRWLLQGHDVQVVSTDYGSRAASRMIAGQLEMALSADPTPPPTPGSIALHHYDFYNREADVQRAVTDLLARAKDGQLHVLLDEADFAGSA